In the Pseudonocardia cypriaca genome, one interval contains:
- a CDS encoding ABC transporter substrate-binding protein, with amino-acid sequence MSTSPQTSRRGFLRLAGLGALAAGLPACSSVLPAPDTSATGFGTSATGVVRVWCRAATQTGLTDLVDRFNASQDRLVVELTPIPDVQYVTKLATAIRARTVPDLVDIDDINSLLFVFRDAFTDLTDLIAELDFADRLSPGHLGLATVDGRRYAVPYLADNSALFCNTRLFEQAGLDVDAATTNLDTLLDAARRITALGGDVRGWTFPGNSQGALGFVVQPHVWAADTDLLRGEVGAQTGNVAGNEAVARVLEFYRALWVDGLVPPENFADDASRWGADFRAGRIGMMPTNYSTVTTDADPALVAATTVRLLPGPGGGRAFFDGGDNMCIPRGAENASGAWEFVRFALDLPQQSALPDGGYTPVRSDVATPEFAARYPQVLPPLQAQNEGYAPQTLSYNEIYNQPDGPWLTMFRRAVFDGEIEAAMAEAQQGYDRILGQAQA; translated from the coding sequence GTGTCGACCTCACCGCAGACCTCACGCCGCGGTTTCCTCCGCCTCGCCGGCCTCGGCGCGCTCGCCGCCGGGCTGCCGGCCTGCAGCTCGGTGCTCCCGGCACCGGACACCTCCGCCACCGGCTTCGGCACCTCCGCCACCGGCGTCGTGCGCGTCTGGTGCCGGGCGGCCACCCAGACCGGGCTCACCGACCTCGTCGACCGGTTCAACGCGAGTCAGGACCGGCTCGTCGTCGAGCTCACGCCGATCCCGGACGTCCAGTACGTCACGAAGCTGGCCACCGCGATCCGCGCCCGGACCGTGCCGGACCTGGTGGACATCGACGACATCAACTCGCTGCTCTTCGTCTTCCGCGACGCGTTCACCGACCTCACCGACCTGATCGCAGAGCTCGACTTCGCCGACCGGCTCAGCCCCGGCCACCTCGGGCTGGCCACCGTCGACGGCAGGCGGTACGCGGTGCCGTACCTCGCTGACAACTCCGCGCTGTTCTGCAACACCCGGCTGTTCGAGCAGGCCGGGCTCGACGTCGACGCGGCCACCACGAACCTCGACACGCTGCTCGACGCCGCCCGGCGGATCACCGCGCTCGGCGGCGACGTCCGCGGCTGGACGTTCCCCGGCAACTCGCAGGGGGCGCTCGGCTTCGTGGTGCAGCCGCACGTGTGGGCGGCCGACACCGACCTGCTCCGCGGCGAGGTCGGCGCCCAGACCGGCAACGTCGCCGGCAACGAGGCCGTGGCGCGGGTGCTCGAGTTCTACCGGGCCCTGTGGGTCGACGGGCTCGTCCCGCCGGAGAATTTCGCCGACGACGCCTCGCGGTGGGGCGCGGACTTCCGCGCGGGCCGGATCGGGATGATGCCCACCAACTACAGCACCGTCACCACGGACGCCGACCCGGCGCTGGTCGCCGCCACCACGGTGCGGCTGCTCCCCGGGCCCGGCGGCGGTCGCGCGTTCTTCGACGGTGGCGACAACATGTGCATCCCGCGCGGTGCCGAGAACGCGTCCGGGGCCTGGGAGTTCGTGAGGTTCGCGCTCGACCTCCCCCAGCAGTCCGCGCTCCCCGACGGCGGGTACACGCCCGTGCGCTCCGACGTCGCGACGCCCGAGTTCGCGGCGAGGTACCCGCAGGTGCTGCCCCCGCTGCAGGCGCAGAACGAGGGCTACGCACCGCAGACGCTGTCCTACAACGAGATCTACAACCAGCCGGACGGGCCGTGGCTGACGATGTTCCGCCGCGCGGTCTTCGACGGCGAGATCGAGGCGGCCATGGCAGAAGCGCAACAGGGCTACGACCGAATCCTCGGGCAGGCCCAGGCATGA
- a CDS encoding LacI family DNA-binding transcriptional regulator encodes MTSGRTGVVRITDVAALAGVSPGTASKALNDTGQLRAETRERVRRAAEQLGFTPDGRGRALSSGRSYTVGLITTDSSGRFSIPIMLGAEDALSAGEMALLLCDTRDDPVREQHYLRTLLARRVDGIIVTGRRTEPRAPIKVPIPVVYAFSSSTDPADASVVVDDHGGATSAVRHLQDIGRTAIAHVTGPQRHRSAVQRATAATAAAGSAFRGPVLYGEWSERWGRGAVDLLLRAHPDLDAVSCGSDQIARGVCERLRELGRRIPDDVAVTGYDNWDVMALACRPPLTTVDLELEELGRHAARMLLDAVAGRPHRGTVQMPTRLVARSSTLPD; translated from the coding sequence GTGACGAGTGGGCGTACCGGCGTCGTCCGCATCACCGACGTCGCGGCGCTGGCCGGGGTGTCGCCCGGCACCGCGTCGAAAGCGCTCAACGACACCGGCCAGCTGCGCGCGGAGACCCGCGAGCGGGTGCGGCGGGCCGCCGAGCAACTCGGCTTCACCCCCGACGGTCGCGGCCGGGCGCTGTCGTCGGGCCGCAGCTACACGGTCGGGCTGATCACCACCGACAGCTCCGGCCGCTTCAGCATCCCGATCATGCTCGGCGCCGAGGACGCCCTCTCCGCCGGCGAGATGGCCCTCCTGCTCTGCGACACCCGCGACGACCCGGTGCGCGAGCAGCACTACCTCCGCACGCTGCTCGCCCGCCGCGTCGACGGGATCATCGTCACGGGCCGGCGCACGGAGCCGCGCGCGCCGATCAAGGTGCCGATCCCGGTCGTCTACGCGTTCTCGAGCTCCACCGACCCCGCCGACGCGTCCGTCGTGGTCGACGACCACGGCGGGGCGACCAGCGCAGTGAGACACCTCCAGGACATCGGCCGTACCGCGATCGCGCACGTCACGGGGCCGCAGCGGCACCGCAGCGCCGTCCAGCGGGCCACCGCGGCCACCGCGGCGGCGGGCTCGGCCTTCCGCGGTCCCGTGCTCTACGGCGAGTGGAGCGAGCGGTGGGGTCGCGGCGCCGTCGACCTGCTGCTGCGCGCCCACCCCGACCTCGACGCCGTGTCCTGCGGCAGCGACCAGATCGCCCGCGGCGTGTGCGAACGGCTGCGCGAGCTGGGCAGGCGCATCCCCGACGACGTCGCCGTCACCGGCTACGACAACTGGGACGTGATGGCGCTGGCCTGCCGCCCCCCGCTCACCACGGTCGACCTGGAGCTGGAGGAGCTGGGCCGCCACGCTGCGCGGATGCTGCTCGACGCGGTGGCCGGGCGGCCGCACCGCGGCACGGTGCAGATGCCCACCCGCCTGGTGGCGCGCTCCTCGACCCTCCCCGACTGA
- a CDS encoding metallopeptidase family protein — MTTARRTLRRSPRRRDRRGRGLRGLMYPASTPASRTRAEKFDAMVLEALEPIELRWGSELADLDLAVDEVPEVEETSPDDVVWGQGVLADVGVPLAQLVPAGVDPEGLPSRARIVIYRRPLEARARDGADLADLLHEVLVEQVAEYLNIEPDAVDGGETP; from the coding sequence GTGACGACCGCGCGCCGCACGCTGCGCCGCTCTCCCCGGAGGCGGGACCGCCGGGGCCGTGGCCTGCGCGGGCTGATGTACCCCGCGAGCACACCGGCCTCGCGCACCCGTGCGGAGAAGTTCGACGCGATGGTCCTCGAGGCGCTCGAGCCGATCGAGCTGCGCTGGGGATCCGAGCTCGCCGACCTCGACCTCGCCGTCGACGAGGTTCCGGAGGTCGAGGAGACCTCCCCGGACGACGTCGTGTGGGGCCAGGGCGTGCTCGCCGACGTCGGCGTGCCGCTCGCGCAGCTCGTGCCCGCGGGCGTCGACCCGGAAGGCCTGCCGTCGCGGGCCCGCATCGTGATCTACCGCAGGCCCCTCGAGGCGCGGGCCCGGGACGGCGCGGACCTCGCCGACCTGCTGCACGAGGTGCTCGTCGAGCAGGTGGCGGAGTACCTCAACATCGAGCCCGACGCGGTCGACGGCGGCGAGACCCCGTAG
- a CDS encoding Trm112 family protein — MAVQLDPQLMEILACPSDDHAPLRAGTPADPDADVLTCTECGRGFPVVDGIPVLLLDEATPPTSPPAGG, encoded by the coding sequence GTGGCCGTACAGCTCGACCCTCAGCTCATGGAGATCCTGGCCTGCCCGTCCGACGACCACGCCCCGTTGCGGGCCGGCACCCCCGCCGACCCGGACGCCGACGTGCTCACCTGCACCGAGTGCGGACGGGGGTTCCCGGTCGTCGACGGGATCCCGGTGCTGCTGCTCGACGAGGCGACCCCACCCACTTCGCCGCCTGCCGGCGGCTGA
- a CDS encoding coenzyme F420-0:L-glutamate ligase: MRDHAAPEGLTVLPVHGLPEFRPGDDLAGALADAAPWLQDGDVVVVTSKVFSKTEGRLVAAPTDPEERDALRRELVDAETERVLARRGRTLIVAGKLGIVQAAAGVDGSNVRRDELALLPADPDASAARLRADLRRLRGVEVAVVVTDTLGRTWRVGQTDVAIGSAGLPVLHRYEGMHDAEGNELLVTEVALADELAAAADLVKGKLGGLPVAVVRGMDPVDDGSTARDLVRPIDEDMFWLGTDEAIARGRREAVLLRSDVRQFGDEPVDETAVRRAVGVALATTPTIRFAWLRDRDRRSALLDDGLRTAPELVLAFSDSNTDDPVAAGAGVQSFLVALAAEGIGSYWTASVAPDVVRGFVDVPPGWRFRGAIGVGVPAEPLQPRSPGDPAAGLVEW, encoded by the coding sequence TTGCGTGACCACGCCGCCCCCGAGGGCCTCACAGTCCTGCCGGTCCACGGGCTCCCCGAGTTCCGGCCAGGCGACGACCTGGCCGGCGCGCTCGCGGACGCCGCGCCGTGGCTCCAGGACGGCGACGTCGTGGTCGTCACGTCCAAGGTGTTCTCCAAGACCGAGGGCAGGCTCGTCGCGGCACCGACCGACCCGGAGGAGCGCGACGCGCTGCGCCGGGAGCTCGTCGACGCCGAGACCGAACGCGTGCTCGCCCGCCGCGGTCGCACGCTGATCGTCGCGGGCAAGCTCGGCATCGTGCAGGCCGCAGCGGGCGTCGACGGTTCCAACGTGCGGCGCGACGAGCTCGCCCTGCTCCCCGCCGATCCGGACGCGAGCGCCGCGCGGCTGCGCGCCGACCTGCGGCGGCTGCGCGGGGTCGAGGTCGCGGTGGTCGTCACCGACACGCTGGGGCGCACCTGGCGCGTGGGGCAGACCGACGTGGCGATCGGCTCGGCCGGGCTGCCCGTGCTGCATCGCTACGAGGGCATGCACGACGCGGAGGGCAACGAGCTGCTGGTCACGGAGGTCGCGCTGGCCGACGAGCTGGCGGCGGCCGCCGACCTGGTCAAGGGCAAGCTCGGCGGGCTGCCGGTGGCGGTGGTCCGCGGCATGGACCCCGTCGACGACGGCTCCACGGCCCGCGACCTCGTCCGCCCGATCGACGAGGACATGTTCTGGCTCGGCACCGACGAGGCGATCGCCCGAGGCAGGCGCGAGGCCGTCCTGCTGCGGAGCGACGTCCGCCAGTTCGGCGACGAGCCGGTGGACGAGACAGCCGTGCGGCGCGCGGTGGGGGTGGCGCTCGCGACGACGCCGACGATCCGGTTCGCCTGGCTGCGCGACCGCGACCGCCGCTCCGCCCTGCTCGACGATGGCCTGCGCACCGCTCCCGAGCTCGTGCTCGCCTTCAGCGACTCCAACACCGACGACCCCGTGGCGGCGGGCGCGGGCGTGCAGTCGTTCCTCGTTGCGCTGGCCGCCGAGGGGATCGGCTCCTACTGGACGGCGTCGGTCGCCCCGGACGTGGTCCGCGGCTTCGTCGACGTCCCGCCCGGCTGGCGGTTCCGTGGAGCGATCGGCGTCGGGGTGCCGGCCGAGCCGCTGCAGCCGCGCTCACCGGGCGACCCGGCGGCCGGGCTCGTCGAGTGGTAG
- the cofD gene encoding 2-phospho-L-lactate transferase: MRVTVLVGGVGGARFLLGVKAALGLPATGEGESEHEITAVVNVGDDVWMHGLRICPDLDTCMYTLGGGIDTERGWGRVGETWTVRDELAAYGAEPTWFGLGDRDLATHLVRSRMLRAGYPLSDVTAALCDRWRPGVRLLPATDDRVETHVVVDDPDTGPQARKAIHFQEWWVRLHAEPAAHEIVSVGADEATVLPAARDAIRDADAVVLAPSNPVVSIGTILNVPGVRDALRETKAKVVGLSPIVGGKPVRGMADACLTAIGVETTAEAVGRHLGARADGGVLDGWLVHSGDTADVPGVDVRSVPLLMTDVEATAEMARRALELAGTTVA, from the coding sequence GTGAGAGTCACGGTGCTGGTCGGCGGTGTCGGTGGGGCGCGGTTCCTGCTCGGGGTGAAGGCGGCACTGGGGCTGCCCGCCACCGGCGAAGGCGAGTCGGAGCACGAGATCACCGCCGTCGTGAACGTCGGCGACGACGTGTGGATGCACGGCCTGCGGATCTGCCCCGACCTCGACACCTGCATGTACACCCTCGGCGGCGGGATCGACACCGAACGCGGCTGGGGACGGGTCGGCGAGACGTGGACCGTGCGTGACGAGCTGGCCGCCTACGGCGCGGAACCCACCTGGTTCGGCCTCGGCGACCGCGACCTGGCCACCCACCTCGTCCGCAGCCGGATGCTGCGCGCCGGCTACCCGCTCTCCGACGTCACGGCCGCGTTGTGCGACCGCTGGCGGCCCGGTGTCCGGCTGCTCCCCGCCACCGACGACCGGGTGGAGACCCACGTCGTCGTGGACGACCCCGACACCGGCCCGCAGGCCCGCAAGGCGATCCACTTCCAGGAGTGGTGGGTGCGCCTGCACGCCGAGCCGGCCGCCCACGAGATCGTCTCCGTCGGTGCCGACGAGGCGACCGTGCTGCCGGCGGCGCGCGACGCGATCCGGGACGCCGACGCCGTGGTGCTCGCGCCGTCGAACCCGGTGGTGAGCATCGGCACGATCCTCAACGTGCCCGGCGTGCGCGACGCGCTGCGGGAGACGAAGGCGAAGGTCGTGGGCCTCTCGCCGATCGTCGGTGGCAAGCCCGTGCGCGGGATGGCCGACGCCTGCCTCACCGCGATCGGCGTGGAGACCACCGCCGAGGCCGTCGGGCGCCACCTCGGGGCGCGCGCCGACGGGGGCGTGCTCGACGGCTGGCTGGTGCACAGCGGCGACACCGCGGACGTGCCGGGCGTCGACGTGCGGTCCGTTCCGCTGCTGATGACCGACGTCGAGGCCACCGCGGAGATGGCCAGGCGCGCCCTCGAGCTGGCGGGCACCACCGTTGCGTGA
- a CDS encoding glycoside hydrolase family 127 protein: MTATSSSTSTRGPAAPTSAARVALRPLGIGDVRIGGFWADRQQANTAAVRVGRQRLEDAGNLQNLRIAAGQAEGEAIGPVFADSDVYKWLEAVAWEYARRPSDELLAMQREVTAIVAAAQDDDGYLDSVVQVRHGNQRYTDLPWSHEHYCAGHLIQAAVAQVRCTGDTALLDVAAKLADHLADTFGEDRRHDVDGHPVIEMALVELYRETGDPRHLELARYFVDARGHGLMAAYGKEPTYFSDRVPVREAGTVEGHAVRAVYLTAGAADVAAELGDEGLLEALRTQFDHMIATKTYVTGGLGARWEGEAFGDPYELPTDRAYAETCAAIGGVQWAWRMLLATGDARYADAIERMLYNGFLAGVSLSGTEYFYVNPLQLRSDAHADGNRSPAHGRRGWFDCACCPPNVMRTLAGLEGYLATHDGSGIQLHQYAPGTVRAGEVTLTVETEYPWDGLVRVRVDAAPGPVRLSLRVPAWADGATIDGAPAAPGYVQAEVAAGEAVELRLPMEVRTTTAHPRVDAVRGCVALERGPLVYAVEQADHDIPVDDLRIDPDAPRESEHRPDLLGGVTVVTAGELTLVPYYAWANRGPAPMRVWIPTI; this comes from the coding sequence ATGACGGCGACCTCGTCCTCGACCAGCACGCGCGGTCCCGCCGCCCCGACGTCGGCCGCCCGGGTGGCGCTGCGCCCGCTCGGGATCGGCGACGTCCGGATCGGCGGGTTCTGGGCCGACCGGCAGCAGGCCAACACAGCGGCCGTGCGGGTGGGACGGCAACGGCTGGAGGACGCGGGCAACCTCCAGAACCTGCGCATCGCCGCCGGGCAGGCCGAGGGCGAGGCGATCGGGCCGGTGTTCGCCGACTCCGACGTCTACAAGTGGCTCGAGGCCGTCGCGTGGGAGTACGCCCGCCGGCCGTCCGATGAGCTGCTGGCGATGCAGCGCGAGGTCACCGCGATCGTCGCGGCGGCCCAGGACGATGACGGGTACCTCGACTCCGTCGTGCAGGTGCGGCACGGGAACCAGCGCTACACGGACCTGCCGTGGAGCCACGAGCACTACTGCGCTGGGCACCTCATCCAGGCCGCGGTGGCCCAGGTGCGCTGCACCGGCGACACCGCGCTCCTGGACGTCGCGGCGAAGCTCGCCGACCACCTGGCCGACACGTTCGGGGAGGACCGCCGCCACGACGTCGACGGCCACCCGGTGATCGAGATGGCGCTCGTCGAGCTGTACCGCGAGACGGGCGACCCGCGCCACCTCGAACTCGCCCGCTACTTCGTCGACGCGCGGGGCCACGGGCTCATGGCCGCGTACGGCAAGGAACCCACCTACTTCTCCGACCGGGTTCCGGTGCGCGAGGCCGGCACGGTGGAGGGCCACGCCGTGCGCGCCGTCTACCTCACCGCCGGTGCCGCCGACGTCGCCGCCGAGCTGGGCGACGAAGGGCTGCTCGAGGCGCTGCGCACCCAGTTCGACCACATGATCGCCACGAAGACCTACGTCACCGGCGGGCTGGGTGCGCGCTGGGAGGGCGAGGCCTTCGGCGACCCGTACGAGCTGCCCACCGACCGCGCCTACGCCGAGACGTGCGCGGCCATCGGCGGCGTCCAGTGGGCGTGGCGGATGCTGCTCGCCACCGGCGACGCCCGCTACGCCGACGCCATCGAGCGCATGCTCTACAACGGCTTCCTGGCCGGCGTGTCCCTGTCCGGCACCGAGTACTTCTACGTCAACCCGCTGCAGCTGCGCAGCGACGCCCACGCCGACGGCAACCGCTCCCCCGCCCACGGCCGCCGCGGCTGGTTCGACTGCGCGTGCTGCCCGCCCAACGTCATGCGCACGCTCGCCGGCCTGGAGGGCTACCTCGCCACGCACGACGGCAGCGGCATCCAGCTCCACCAGTACGCCCCGGGCACAGTCAGGGCGGGCGAGGTCACGCTGACCGTCGAGACCGAGTACCCGTGGGACGGCCTCGTGCGGGTGCGCGTCGACGCGGCACCCGGCCCGGTCCGGCTCTCCCTGCGCGTACCGGCGTGGGCAGACGGCGCCACGATCGACGGCGCACCGGCCGCCCCCGGCTACGTCCAGGCGGAGGTCGCCGCGGGCGAAGCCGTGGAGCTGCGGCTGCCGATGGAGGTCCGCACCACCACCGCGCACCCCCGCGTGGACGCGGTGCGCGGCTGCGTCGCGCTCGAGCGCGGCCCACTCGTGTACGCGGTCGAGCAGGCCGACCACGACATCCCCGTCGACGACCTGCGGATCGATCCGGACGCGCCGCGCGAGAGCGAGCACCGACCGGACCTGCTCGGCGGCGTCACGGTCGTCACCGCGGGCGAGCTGACCCTCGTGCCGTACTACGCGTGGGCCAACCGCGGTCCCGCCCCGATGCGCGTCTGGATCCCGACGATCTGA
- a CDS encoding NUDIX hydrolase codes for MVAPAAAAAELRAWDPKEHGQEGLRHALLAFLDARPEDACSRSCVPGHLTASALVVDAAAECTLLTLHPRVGRWLQLGGHCEPGDASLADAALREATEESGMDGLVIDPEPLHVDVHPITCSLGLPTRHLDVRFLVRAPAGAVPRISEESDDLRWWPLDALPADTDTVPAMVAAARRRLG; via the coding sequence GTGGTAGCGCCTGCTGCTGCGGCCGCGGAGCTGCGCGCCTGGGACCCGAAGGAGCACGGCCAGGAGGGCCTGCGGCACGCGCTGCTCGCCTTCCTCGATGCCCGCCCGGAGGACGCGTGCTCGCGTTCCTGCGTGCCCGGCCACCTCACCGCGTCCGCGCTCGTGGTCGACGCCGCTGCGGAGTGCACCCTGCTCACCCTCCATCCGCGGGTGGGGCGCTGGCTGCAGCTGGGCGGGCACTGCGAGCCCGGCGACGCATCCCTCGCCGACGCGGCCTTGCGGGAGGCCACCGAGGAGTCCGGAATGGACGGGCTGGTGATCGACCCGGAGCCGCTGCACGTCGACGTCCACCCGATCACCTGCTCGCTCGGCCTGCCGACCCGCCACCTCGACGTCCGGTTCCTCGTGCGGGCGCCGGCCGGTGCCGTGCCGCGGATCAGCGAGGAGTCCGACGACCTGCGCTGGTGGCCCCTGGACGCCCTCCCCGCCGACACGGACACGGTCCCGGCGATGGTCGCCGCCGCCCGCCGCCGCCTCGGCTGA
- a CDS encoding WhiB family transcriptional regulator produces MNVITATMGLVETSAGVPYPATDPFGEAIVAIADEEAEEQDWQERALCAQTDPEAFFPEKGGSTREAKRICSGCEVRAECLEYALAHDERFGIWGGLSERERRRLRRAAS; encoded by the coding sequence GTGAACGTGATCACAGCCACGATGGGGCTGGTCGAAACCTCAGCGGGAGTGCCTTATCCGGCCACCGACCCGTTCGGCGAAGCCATCGTCGCCATTGCCGACGAGGAGGCCGAGGAGCAGGACTGGCAGGAGCGCGCCTTGTGCGCGCAGACGGATCCGGAGGCGTTCTTCCCGGAGAAGGGCGGCTCCACGCGGGAGGCCAAGCGCATCTGCTCGGGCTGCGAGGTGCGCGCGGAGTGCCTCGAGTACGCACTGGCCCACGACGAGCGCTTCGGCATCTGGGGCGGGCTGTCCGAGCGTGAGCGGCGCAGGCTGCGCCGCGCCGCGTCCTGA
- a CDS encoding phosphomannomutase/phosphoglucomutase translates to MADLGAIVKAYDIRGVVGEQLDAPTVRDIGAAMAALVRDEGAQGVVIGHDMRDSSPELAAAFADGVTGQGLDVVSIGLASTDMLYFASGTLGLPGAMFTASHNPAKYNGIKLCRAGATPIGQDTGLAAIRAAVEAGVPAGPGGGTVTSRELLSEYAAYLRKLVDLSGSRRLRVVVDAGNGMGGYTVPAVFEPLPFDVVPMYFELDGTFPNHEANPLDPANLVDLQKRMVSEGADIGLAFDGDADRCFVVDERGEPVSPSAITALVAVRELAKDPGATVIHNLITSKAVPEIVAEHGGTPVRTRVGHSFIKQTMAETGAVFGGEHSAHYYFRDFWKADSGMLAALHALAALAEQDAPLSQLMADYERYSASGEINSTVADQAERIAAVKAEYLSREGVEHDELDGLTVHLPDGSWFNLRPSNTEPLLRLNVEAADSTAMAALRDEVLGVVRG, encoded by the coding sequence GTGGCAGATCTCGGCGCGATCGTGAAGGCCTATGACATCCGCGGCGTTGTGGGCGAGCAGCTCGACGCCCCCACCGTTCGTGACATCGGGGCGGCCATGGCCGCGCTCGTGCGGGACGAGGGTGCGCAGGGGGTCGTGATCGGGCACGACATGCGCGACAGCTCCCCCGAGCTCGCGGCGGCGTTCGCCGACGGTGTCACGGGGCAGGGCCTCGACGTCGTCTCGATCGGGCTCGCGAGCACCGACATGCTGTACTTCGCCTCGGGCACGCTCGGCCTGCCGGGCGCGATGTTCACCGCGAGCCACAACCCGGCCAAGTACAACGGCATCAAGCTGTGCCGCGCAGGCGCCACGCCGATCGGCCAGGACACCGGGCTCGCGGCGATCCGGGCGGCCGTCGAGGCGGGTGTGCCCGCCGGGCCGGGTGGCGGCACGGTCACCAGCCGCGAGCTGCTCTCGGAGTACGCGGCGTACCTGCGCAAGCTCGTCGACCTCAGCGGGTCGCGGCGGCTGCGGGTCGTGGTCGACGCAGGCAACGGCATGGGCGGCTACACCGTGCCCGCGGTGTTCGAGCCGCTGCCGTTCGACGTCGTGCCGATGTACTTCGAGCTCGACGGCACGTTCCCCAACCACGAGGCCAACCCGCTCGACCCGGCCAACCTCGTCGACCTGCAGAAGCGCATGGTGAGCGAGGGCGCCGACATCGGGCTCGCGTTCGACGGTGACGCCGACCGCTGCTTCGTCGTCGACGAGCGCGGGGAGCCGGTGAGCCCGAGCGCGATCACGGCCCTCGTCGCCGTCCGTGAGCTGGCGAAGGACCCGGGTGCGACCGTCATCCACAACCTGATCACGTCGAAGGCGGTGCCCGAGATCGTCGCCGAGCACGGCGGCACCCCGGTGCGCACGCGCGTCGGCCACTCGTTCATCAAGCAGACGATGGCCGAGACCGGCGCGGTCTTCGGCGGCGAGCACTCGGCGCACTACTACTTCCGCGACTTCTGGAAGGCCGACTCCGGCATGCTGGCCGCGCTGCACGCGCTGGCCGCGCTCGCCGAGCAGGACGCACCGCTGTCGCAGCTCATGGCCGACTACGAGCGCTACTCCGCCTCCGGCGAGATCAACTCGACGGTGGCCGACCAGGCGGAGCGGATCGCCGCGGTGAAGGCCGAGTACCTCTCCCGCGAGGGCGTGGAGCACGACGAGCTGGACGGCCTCACCGTCCACCTCCCCGACGGGTCGTGGTTCAACCTCCGCCCGTCCAACACGGAGCCGCTGCTGCGGCTGAACGTCGAGGCCGCCGACTCCACCGCGATGGCGGCGCTGCGCGACGAGGTTCTCGGAGTGGTGCGCGGGTAG
- a CDS encoding DUF3499 domain-containing protein: MLSVRRCSRTGCTEPAVATLTYVYADSTAVVGPLATQAEPHSYDLCTQHAHRLTAPRGWEVVRFEGEFAAPQHNSDDLTALAEAVREAGRADRPVEPITATGTGRRGHLRVLPGSAED; the protein is encoded by the coding sequence GTGCTGAGTGTGCGGCGGTGTTCACGGACCGGGTGCACTGAGCCCGCGGTGGCCACGCTCACCTACGTCTACGCCGATTCCACGGCGGTCGTCGGCCCGCTGGCCACGCAGGCCGAGCCCCATTCCTACGACTTGTGCACCCAGCACGCCCACCGCCTGACGGCGCCGCGGGGCTGGGAGGTCGTGAGGTTCGAGGGCGAGTTCGCCGCGCCGCAGCACAACAGCGACGACCTCACCGCCCTCGCCGAGGCGGTGCGGGAGGCCGGGCGGGCCGACCGTCCCGTGGAGCCGATCACCGCAACGGGCACCGGGCGGCGCGGGCACCTGCGTGTTCTCCCCGGGTCCGCGGAGGACTGA
- a CDS encoding site-2 protease family protein, translated as MRVDSRRVSPWFLLLLVITVAGALLTVIGTPEAVAEGSSVLLTTGIVLLVLGGWAVSLCLHEFGHAAVAYRGGDHSVRAKGYLTLDIRRYTDVGLSFVLPILILLIGGIPLPGGAVWIEHGAIRSRGMRSLVSLAGPATNLVLGGLLTAAVALVDEMPIGLAIGLSCLAFIQVIAFVLNIIPIPGLDGFGVIEPFLPIGARRTAARVRPWAPLVLFLLIIGVPGVSTVFFQAGGAVFAAVGGEAELAFAGYSELLFWR; from the coding sequence GTGCGTGTCGACTCCCGACGGGTGAGCCCGTGGTTCCTGCTGCTCCTGGTGATCACGGTCGCGGGAGCCCTACTCACCGTGATCGGCACACCGGAAGCGGTAGCCGAGGGGTCGTCGGTGCTGCTCACGACGGGCATCGTGCTGCTGGTGCTCGGCGGGTGGGCGGTGTCGCTGTGCCTGCACGAGTTCGGGCACGCCGCGGTCGCCTACCGCGGGGGCGACCACTCGGTACGGGCGAAGGGCTACCTGACGCTCGACATCCGCCGCTACACCGATGTCGGGCTGTCGTTCGTGCTGCCGATCCTGATCCTCCTCATCGGCGGGATCCCGCTCCCCGGCGGCGCGGTGTGGATCGAGCACGGCGCCATCCGGTCCCGCGGGATGCGCAGCCTCGTGTCGCTGGCCGGCCCCGCGACGAACCTCGTGCTCGGCGGGCTGCTCACGGCGGCCGTCGCGTTGGTGGACGAGATGCCGATCGGGCTCGCGATCGGGCTCTCGTGCCTGGCGTTCATCCAGGTGATCGCGTTCGTCCTCAACATCATCCCGATCCCCGGCCTCGACGGGTTCGGCGTGATCGAGCCGTTCCTGCCCATCGGCGCGCGCCGCACCGCGGCCCGGGTGCGCCCGTGGGCGCCGCTGGTGCTGTTCCTGCTCATCATCGGCGTGCCCGGGGTGAGCACGGTGTTCTTCCAGGCAGGCGGCGCGGTGTTCGCGGCCGTGGGCGGCGAGGCCGAGCTTGCCTTCGCGGGCTACTCGGAGCTCCTCTTCTGGCGCTGA